One genomic window of Evansella cellulosilytica DSM 2522 includes the following:
- the hisD gene encoding histidinol dehydrogenase: protein MKIIPLTEDVSLKRSIDQGTEEQRKAVSEIVTTVRQEGDKALQQFTEKFDGVRVSDLLVTNEEITKAYETVSEETIEIIREARDNIRDFHARQVQQSWMTTAANGTILGQKVTPLDAVGVYVPGGRAAYPSTILMNVVPAQVAGVERVVMTSPPQKDGTLNDVVLVTANELGVKEIYKVGGAQAIAALAYGTETITAVDKIVGPGNIFVALAKQQVFGTVAIDMIAGPSEIVVLADASANPEYVAADLLSQAEHDPMASAVLVTTDAHVAEAVAEEVKKQLETLPKREIAQASMDDYGAIYIATSLSEAVDAVNELAPEHLEVVVEDPWAVLPLIRHAGAIFLGEYSSEPVGDYFAGPNHVLPTNGTARFSSPLTVEDFTKKSSIISYSKAAVKQHGEKISAFARLEGLEAHARAIDYRLKEK from the coding sequence ATGAAAATCATCCCTTTAACAGAAGATGTATCATTAAAACGCTCCATTGACCAAGGAACAGAGGAGCAGCGCAAAGCTGTCAGTGAAATCGTCACAACAGTAAGACAGGAAGGTGACAAAGCGCTCCAACAATTTACGGAAAAATTCGATGGGGTGCGTGTGTCAGATTTACTCGTTACGAATGAAGAGATTACAAAAGCTTATGAAACAGTAAGCGAGGAAACGATCGAAATTATCCGCGAGGCGCGTGATAACATCCGAGATTTTCACGCAAGACAGGTGCAGCAATCTTGGATGACAACAGCAGCAAACGGCACAATACTAGGGCAGAAGGTGACACCGCTTGATGCTGTTGGCGTTTATGTACCTGGAGGACGTGCGGCGTATCCATCGACAATCTTAATGAATGTTGTTCCAGCGCAAGTAGCTGGTGTTGAGCGGGTTGTCATGACATCGCCTCCGCAAAAGGATGGCACGTTAAACGATGTTGTCCTCGTTACTGCAAATGAGCTAGGTGTAAAGGAAATTTATAAAGTAGGTGGTGCTCAAGCGATAGCGGCGCTTGCTTACGGAACTGAAACAATCACAGCTGTCGATAAAATTGTCGGTCCAGGAAACATCTTTGTTGCGCTTGCGAAACAACAGGTGTTCGGAACGGTGGCGATCGATATGATTGCTGGTCCAAGTGAGATAGTTGTACTTGCAGATGCAAGTGCAAATCCAGAATACGTCGCAGCAGATTTATTATCACAAGCAGAGCACGATCCGATGGCATCAGCGGTATTAGTCACAACAGACGCGCATGTAGCAGAAGCAGTAGCAGAAGAAGTGAAAAAGCAGCTTGAAACACTTCCAAAGCGAGAAATTGCACAAGCATCGATGGATGACTACGGAGCAATTTATATCGCCACTTCACTTTCAGAGGCAGTCGATGCAGTTAATGAATTAGCACCTGAGCATCTAGAGGTTGTTGTAGAGGATCCTTGGGCTGTATTACCACTCATTAGACACGCAGGAGCGATCTTCTTAGGGGAGTATAGCTCGGAGCCAGTTGGTGATTATTTTGCTGGGCCAAATCACGTTTTACCTACAAATGGTACAGCGAGGTTTTCAAGCCCGCTAACTGTTGAAGACTTCACGAAAAAGTCGAGTATTATTTCTTATAGTAAAGCAGCAGTAAAGCAACACGGTGAAAAGATTTCTGCTTTCGCTAGATTAGAAGGATTAGAAGCGCATGCAAGAGCAATTGACTACCGACTAAAAGAAAAATAA
- the hisG gene encoding ATP phosphoribosyltransferase has translation MTEEKISEQLLTVAMPKGRIFDEAVALLRKANYPLPPEFDESRKLIIESPEAGMRFILAKPMDVPTYVEHGVADVGVAGKDVLIEEKRDVYEVLDLKISECYMAVAALPSYNPNADIAPKIASKYPNLASSYFREQGEQVEIIKLNGSIELAPIIGLADRIVDIVSTGRTLKENGLVEIETMMPITSRFIVNPVSYRTKSVQIDDMVARITKVVEGGE, from the coding sequence ATGACAGAAGAGAAAATATCAGAGCAGCTTTTAACGGTAGCGATGCCAAAGGGGCGAATTTTTGATGAAGCGGTAGCGCTTTTAAGGAAAGCGAACTATCCACTTCCACCAGAGTTTGATGAATCGAGAAAGCTAATCATTGAATCACCTGAAGCAGGAATGCGTTTTATTTTAGCAAAACCGATGGACGTTCCAACGTATGTCGAGCATGGTGTTGCAGATGTTGGTGTTGCTGGTAAAGACGTACTAATAGAAGAAAAGCGTGACGTGTATGAAGTGCTCGATTTAAAAATTAGCGAATGCTACATGGCAGTAGCAGCGTTACCGAGCTACAATCCGAATGCGGACATTGCACCTAAAATTGCTTCTAAATATCCAAATCTAGCTTCAAGCTATTTTCGTGAACAAGGGGAGCAAGTGGAAATTATTAAACTAAACGGGTCAATTGAGCTCGCACCAATTATCGGCCTAGCAGACCGTATTGTCGATATTGTCTCTACAGGACGGACTTTAAAAGAGAATGGGCTTGTTGAAATTGAAACGATGATGCCAATTACTTCTCGCTTTATCGTTAACCCAGTTAGCTACCGAACGAAATCGGTACAAATAGATGATATGGTTGCGCGCATTACGAAAGTGGTTGAAGGAGGAGAATAG